The proteins below come from a single Flavobacterium lindanitolerans genomic window:
- a CDS encoding DUF4286 family protein, with the protein MIIYNVTINIHESVHDEWLHWMQHKHIPEILGTGKFSSARLVKVLVEEEMGGVTYSVQYWADSRENLDSYYKEHAPGFREEGQRLFGDKMLAFRTELEFISDHKSV; encoded by the coding sequence ATGATAATATACAACGTAACCATAAATATTCACGAATCGGTACATGATGAATGGCTTCATTGGATGCAGCACAAGCACATTCCGGAAATTCTGGGAACTGGAAAGTTCTCTTCGGCACGTCTTGTAAAAGTTCTGGTAGAAGAAGAAATGGGTGGAGTAACCTATTCAGTGCAATATTGGGCAGATTCCAGAGAAAATCTGGACAGCTACTATAAGGAACACGCACCCGGATTCAGAGAAGAAGGACAAAGACTGTTTGGCGACAAAATGCTTGCCTTCCGGACAGAACTGGAATTCATTAGTGACCATAAATCGGTTTAG
- a CDS encoding tetratricopeptide repeat protein codes for MKKIFLFLSLFTSLFVFAQNEQLAINYFDKGEFEKAIISFDELLKNQQGNSFYFQKIIESYQQLQQYDQADKRLQERYAKYKQPSLLVEIGYNYQLQKDAGKAKKFYEQAISKINENPSNVYAVANTFEKKVLLEYALESYNLAIKLEPKFKFNYQMAVIYGQLGKMDLMIDTFLEEAYSNQNNTIMIQNQLSRFMTEEAEETFNTALRKALLVRAQKNQDIFWNQFLSWFFVQQKDYAKAFIQEKAIYRRDPESFSNIVNLAELAMEENEEETAKEIFAFVLENTQDLDLQIRAHYFLMESKIQKAPEKEYPAIKSELDLLVKKYGISPYTLSLQILQAHFATFNLKNPEEGKTILKRALELPLNKYQTADVKMELADILLYEEKFNQALIYYSQIEEDLKNDAVGHEASLKAAKTSYFKTDFEWALKQFKELKSASTQLIANDALELFLLINDNTVADSTQVGLKKFARGDYLLYQNKNKEALEQFQSILKEYKGQEIEDETLLRIGETYEKLGDYNAALAQYQGIIDNHKDGIYIDEALYFSAEIYNKKLKDTDKAKALYEQILFNHEDSIYFVEARKKFRQLRGDTNL; via the coding sequence ATGAAAAAGATTTTCCTATTCTTAAGTTTGTTTACGTCACTGTTTGTTTTTGCACAAAACGAACAGTTGGCTATCAATTATTTTGATAAAGGAGAATTTGAAAAAGCCATCATTAGTTTTGACGAACTGCTGAAAAATCAGCAAGGCAATAGTTTTTATTTCCAGAAAATAATAGAATCCTATCAGCAACTGCAACAATATGACCAGGCAGACAAGCGCCTTCAGGAACGTTATGCAAAATACAAGCAACCGTCACTTCTGGTTGAGATAGGATACAACTATCAATTGCAGAAAGATGCCGGAAAAGCTAAAAAGTTTTATGAACAGGCAATAAGCAAGATTAATGAAAATCCATCCAACGTCTATGCCGTGGCCAACACTTTCGAGAAAAAAGTATTGCTGGAATATGCTCTGGAGTCCTATAATCTGGCAATAAAGCTGGAACCTAAATTCAAATTCAATTACCAAATGGCTGTCATTTACGGACAGTTGGGCAAGATGGACCTCATGATTGACACCTTTCTGGAAGAAGCCTATTCCAACCAGAACAATACTATCATGATTCAAAACCAGCTTTCGCGTTTCATGACAGAAGAAGCTGAAGAAACATTCAATACGGCATTGCGCAAGGCACTTCTGGTTCGTGCCCAGAAAAATCAGGATATATTCTGGAATCAGTTCCTAAGCTGGTTTTTTGTACAGCAAAAAGATTATGCCAAAGCATTTATCCAGGAAAAGGCCATCTACAGACGTGACCCGGAATCTTTTTCGAATATCGTAAACCTGGCCGAACTGGCAATGGAAGAGAATGAAGAAGAAACAGCAAAGGAAATTTTTGCCTTTGTGTTGGAAAACACTCAGGATTTGGATTTGCAAATCAGGGCGCATTATTTTTTAATGGAATCGAAAATTCAAAAAGCACCCGAAAAAGAATATCCAGCCATAAAAAGTGAACTGGATTTATTGGTTAAAAAATACGGAATAAGTCCTTACACCTTATCGTTACAGATATTACAAGCTCATTTTGCAACTTTTAATCTTAAAAATCCGGAAGAAGGAAAAACCATTTTAAAACGCGCATTGGAATTGCCTCTGAATAAATACCAGACCGCAGATGTAAAAATGGAATTGGCCGATATTCTGCTTTATGAAGAAAAATTCAATCAGGCATTGATTTATTATTCCCAGATAGAAGAAGATTTGAAGAACGATGCCGTTGGACATGAAGCAAGCCTGAAAGCGGCTAAAACCAGCTATTTCAAAACCGATTTTGAATGGGCGCTTAAACAATTTAAGGAACTAAAGTCAGCCTCAACACAGCTTATAGCAAATGATGCTTTGGAATTGTTTCTTTTAATTAATGACAATACGGTAGCAGATTCGACACAGGTCGGGTTAAAGAAATTTGCCAGAGGCGATTATTTGCTGTATCAAAATAAAAACAAGGAAGCTCTGGAACAATTCCAATCGATATTGAAGGAATACAAAGGCCAGGAAATCGAAGACGAAACGCTGTTGCGAATTGGCGAAACTTATGAAAAACTGGGTGACTATAATGCCGCATTGGCACAATATCAGGGAATAATCGATAACCACAAAGATGGGATCTATATTGATGAAGCGCTTTATTTTTCGGCAGAGATTTACAATAAAAAACTGAAAGATACTGATAAGGCAAAAGCATTATACGAACAAATCTTATTCAACCACGAAGACAGTATCTATTTTGTAGAGGCAAGGAAAAAATTCAGGCAGTTGCGGGGTGATACGAATTTATAA
- the rsmA gene encoding 16S rRNA (adenine(1518)-N(6)/adenine(1519)-N(6))-dimethyltransferase RsmA, protein MDKVKAKKHLGQHFLTDENIAKKIADTLHFEGYDNVLEIGPGMGVLTKYLLEKPVNTYVIEIDTESVDYLNANYPKLQGHILSQDFLKYDINKTFEGKQFAIIGNFPYNISSQIVFRALELRNQVAEFSGMFQKEVAERICEKKGTKTYGILSVLAQAFYDAEYLFTVHENVFNPPPKVKSGVLRLKRKENFTLPCNEKLFFTVVKTAFQQRRKTLRNSLKSLNLSENLREDTIFDLRPEQLDVQQFIAITQKIEADAI, encoded by the coding sequence ATGGATAAAGTAAAAGCCAAGAAACATCTTGGACAGCATTTCCTTACGGACGAAAACATAGCAAAGAAAATCGCAGATACGCTCCATTTTGAAGGCTATGATAATGTTTTGGAAATAGGCCCAGGAATGGGAGTATTGACAAAATACCTGCTTGAAAAACCGGTAAACACTTATGTGATTGAAATCGATACAGAATCGGTGGATTATCTGAATGCAAATTATCCAAAATTGCAGGGTCATATCCTATCACAGGATTTCCTGAAATACGACATTAATAAAACCTTTGAAGGGAAACAGTTCGCCATCATTGGTAACTTTCCCTATAACATATCTTCACAGATTGTTTTCCGGGCTTTGGAATTGCGAAATCAGGTGGCAGAATTTTCAGGAATGTTCCAGAAAGAAGTAGCCGAAAGAATCTGTGAGAAAAAAGGAACTAAAACCTACGGCATATTATCAGTACTGGCACAGGCGTTTTACGATGCGGAATACCTTTTTACTGTGCATGAAAATGTATTCAATCCGCCGCCTAAAGTAAAATCAGGTGTGTTGAGACTTAAAAGAAAAGAAAACTTTACGCTGCCCTGCAATGAAAAGCTCTTTTTTACAGTGGTAAAAACCGCTTTCCAACAACGAAGAAAAACATTGCGAAACAGCTTAAAATCCCTAAATCTTTCGGAAAATTTAAGAGAAGATACTATCTTTGACCTCCGTCCGGAACAGCTGGATGTACAGCAATTCATAGCAATAACCCAAAAAATAGAAGCCGATGCAATTTAA
- a CDS encoding DUF2752 domain-containing protein, whose protein sequence is MLHNHDHHLETDQSLCPFKMLTGFPCPGCGITKSLVYLYEGDLQKSLSYHLFGPFAFVFCIVVIIVLTLELKTQKEYFNSVFYSKKIAYFLGAVLIVYHIVRLVYFVRENTFDDILRQSIWK, encoded by the coding sequence ATGCTGCACAATCACGATCATCATTTGGAAACAGACCAGTCTTTGTGTCCGTTTAAGATGTTGACAGGTTTTCCGTGTCCGGGATGTGGCATCACCAAATCATTGGTCTATTTGTATGAAGGCGATTTGCAAAAAAGCTTATCTTATCATCTCTTTGGACCTTTTGCTTTTGTTTTCTGCATAGTCGTTATCATAGTATTGACGCTGGAGCTAAAAACACAAAAAGAATATTTCAATTCTGTTTTTTACAGTAAAAAGATAGCCTACTTCTTAGGCGCAGTTCTAATTGTATATCATATAGTCAGATTGGTGTATTTCGTACGTGAAAATACCTTTGATGACATTTTAAGACAGTCTATCTGGAAGTAG
- the mgtE gene encoding magnesium transporter: MQFKISKELILQIEELILSKKDQQLEALLNDMHHADIAEILDELDFDEATYIFKILDSEKTAEILLELEDDLRENILSRLSPKEIAEELDELDTDDAADIIAELSTDIKNEVISELIDVEHAKDIVDLLRYDEDTAGGLMGKELVKVNENWNVLTCVKEMRIQAENVSRVHSIYVVDDENRLKGRLSLKDLLTTSTKTPISEVYIPKVDYVRVDTEDVEVARIMQKYDLEAIPVVDELGRLVGRITIDDIVDVIKDEADKDYQLAAGISQDVEADDSILELTKARLPWLVLALLGGFISVRVLGLFEGAMTEHGNLFFFTPLIAAMAGNVGVQSSAIIVQGLANNTLSGSLFSRLIKEISLSLLNGVILASILFIGSHFLLNVEFIIGVIVTSALISVIIIASLIGTFVPLLLNKFGIDPALATGPFITTSNDICGILIYFSIAKLILGF, encoded by the coding sequence ATGCAATTTAAAATCAGTAAGGAGCTTATTCTTCAGATTGAAGAATTAATCTTAAGCAAAAAAGACCAGCAGCTGGAAGCCTTGCTTAACGATATGCACCACGCTGATATTGCCGAAATCCTTGACGAACTGGATTTTGATGAGGCCACCTATATTTTCAAAATCCTTGATAGCGAAAAAACAGCCGAAATTCTTCTTGAATTAGAAGACGACCTTCGTGAAAACATCCTAAGCAGGCTTTCTCCAAAAGAAATTGCAGAAGAGCTTGATGAGTTGGATACGGATGATGCGGCCGACATTATCGCTGAGCTTTCTACCGACATTAAAAATGAGGTAATCTCTGAACTTATTGACGTTGAGCACGCGAAAGACATTGTTGACCTTTTGCGCTATGACGAAGATACTGCCGGAGGTCTTATGGGAAAAGAGCTCGTGAAGGTAAACGAAAACTGGAACGTATTAACCTGCGTGAAAGAAATGAGAATACAGGCGGAAAATGTTTCCAGAGTACACTCTATTTATGTGGTTGATGATGAAAACAGGCTCAAAGGAAGGCTTTCGCTTAAAGACCTTTTGACGACTTCTACCAAAACACCAATCAGTGAAGTATATATCCCGAAAGTTGATTACGTGCGTGTCGATACGGAAGATGTTGAAGTAGCGCGTATCATGCAGAAATATGACCTGGAAGCTATTCCTGTCGTAGATGAATTGGGACGACTTGTGGGAAGAATTACGATTGACGATATCGTTGACGTTATCAAGGACGAAGCCGACAAAGATTACCAGTTAGCAGCGGGTATCTCACAGGACGTTGAGGCAGATGACAGTATTTTGGAGCTCACAAAAGCACGCTTGCCATGGCTTGTTCTCGCGCTTTTGGGAGGCTTTATATCTGTTCGTGTACTTGGACTTTTTGAAGGAGCAATGACAGAGCATGGAAACCTGTTTTTCTTTACGCCACTAATTGCGGCGATGGCAGGAAACGTTGGAGTGCAATCTTCTGCGATTATTGTACAGGGTCTTGCCAACAATACGTTGAGTGGCTCGCTTTTTAGCCGATTGATAAAAGAGATTTCCCTGAGCCTTTTAAATGGGGTTATTCTCGCTTCCATATTGTTTATTGGTAGCCATTTCCTTCTGAATGTAGAATTCATAATCGGGGTTATTGTGACCAGTGCCTTGATTTCCGTTATCATTATAGCATCGCTTATCGGAACGTTTGTTCCTCTTTTATTGAATAAGTTTGGAATAGACCCGGCCCTGGCAACAGGCCCGTTTATTACGACCAGTAACGACATTTGCGGAATATTAATCTATTTTTCTATCGCAAAACTTATCCTCGGTTTTTAA
- the serS gene encoding serine--tRNA ligase — MLQIAFIRENQEKVLKALAKRNMDAKSIVELAVQLDEKRRATQAEMDNILSESNKLSKDIGELMKSGEKAKAELLKTKTTSLKEKSKELAEKLDVYTNELTEQLYLLPNLPADIVPEGKTPEDNVTVLQEGAIPDLHGEALPHWELVKKYDIIDFELGNKITGAGFPVYKGKGAKLQRALITYFLDKNTEAGYQEFQVPHFVNEASAYGTGQLPDKEGQMYHDATDDLYLIPTAEVPVTNLFRDVLLQENELPILATAYTPCFRREAGSYGAHVRGLNRLHQFDKVEIVRVEHPEKSYEALEGMVEHVRTILNELKLPYRILRLCGGDMGFASAMTYDFEVFSTAQDRWLEISSVSNFETFQSNRLKLRYKDKDGKNHLAHTLNGSSLALPRVLAGILENYQTPEGIVIPEVLRPYTGFDIIN; from the coding sequence ATGTTACAGATAGCATTTATTAGAGAAAACCAGGAGAAAGTCCTCAAAGCTTTGGCAAAACGAAACATGGATGCCAAAAGTATTGTTGAACTAGCCGTGCAGCTTGATGAAAAAAGAAGAGCGACACAGGCTGAAATGGACAATATTTTGTCGGAATCGAATAAGCTATCCAAAGACATAGGCGAGTTGATGAAAAGCGGCGAGAAGGCAAAAGCAGAATTGCTGAAAACCAAAACAACTTCGCTAAAAGAAAAAAGCAAGGAATTGGCTGAAAAACTTGACGTATATACAAACGAGTTGACAGAGCAATTGTACCTGCTTCCAAATCTTCCGGCAGATATTGTTCCGGAAGGAAAAACTCCGGAAGACAACGTAACCGTTTTGCAGGAAGGTGCTATTCCGGACCTGCATGGCGAAGCTTTGCCACACTGGGAACTGGTAAAAAAATACGACATTATTGATTTTGAATTAGGAAATAAAATCACGGGTGCGGGATTTCCTGTCTACAAAGGAAAAGGAGCCAAATTGCAACGTGCGCTGATTACCTATTTCTTAGATAAAAATACGGAAGCCGGTTACCAGGAATTTCAGGTACCGCATTTTGTAAATGAAGCATCGGCTTACGGAACAGGACAGCTTCCGGACAAAGAAGGACAAATGTATCATGACGCTACAGACGACCTTTATTTGATTCCAACAGCAGAAGTTCCGGTAACCAATTTATTCCGCGATGTTCTTCTGCAGGAAAACGAACTTCCAATTCTGGCTACGGCCTACACGCCATGCTTTAGAAGAGAAGCAGGTTCTTATGGGGCACACGTTCGCGGTTTGAACCGCTTGCACCAATTTGACAAGGTTGAAATTGTAAGGGTGGAACATCCGGAAAAATCATACGAGGCTTTGGAAGGTATGGTAGAGCACGTAAGAACCATCCTGAACGAACTGAAACTTCCTTACAGGATTCTTCGTCTTTGCGGAGGAGATATGGGGTTTGCATCAGCCATGACCTATGATTTTGAAGTGTTTTCAACAGCGCAAGACCGTTGGCTGGAAATCAGTTCGGTATCAAACTTCGAAACATTCCAGTCTAACCGATTGAAGTTGCGTTACAAAGATAAAGACGGTAAAAACCATTTGGCACACACCCTGAACGGTAGCTCTTTGGCATTGCCTAGGGTATTGGCAGGTATTCTGGAAAATTATCAGACACCGGAAGGTATCGTGATTCCGGAAGTGCTGCGTCCCTATACCGGATTTGATATTATAAATTAA
- a CDS encoding DUF4234 domain-containing protein, with amino-acid sequence MELERPENYGVIPEFRVDPIVVLLLGFITCGLYLIYWNIKVAQVLNAVAGKEVISQPIAIFSGCCMPVNLYFYYLAGKEGLPKVYERTGEREKDQSTLLLILGFLFPMVAAMIVQGDINKLYK; translated from the coding sequence ATGGAATTAGAAAGACCAGAAAACTATGGTGTTATCCCTGAATTTAGGGTGGACCCAATCGTAGTTTTGCTTTTAGGATTTATCACCTGCGGATTATATTTGATTTATTGGAATATTAAGGTAGCACAAGTATTAAATGCTGTAGCAGGCAAAGAAGTTATTTCTCAGCCAATTGCTATTTTCTCAGGATGCTGTATGCCGGTAAATCTGTATTTCTACTATTTGGCAGGAAAAGAAGGTTTGCCTAAAGTTTATGAAAGAACTGGTGAAAGGGAAAAAGACCAGTCAACACTATTGTTAATTCTTGGTTTCTTGTTCCCAATGGTAGCCGCAATGATTGTTCAAGGTGATATCAACAAGTTATACAAGTAA